The Prionailurus bengalensis isolate Pbe53 chromosome E4, Fcat_Pben_1.1_paternal_pri, whole genome shotgun sequence region TCCACAGTCCCTCCCAGCAGCCGATTCAGAGACTGGAGACCAACGAGTTCATGGGGATCTTATCGTGTAATCCAGGGATGGTGACAAGGGTCTGTTCCGAGGCTGTCCGTGGGAACAGAACACGGCTGGTTACGGGTTATTAAGAGAAGTGTTGATAGGACTTGGCACCATTGGGAGATTAGGGAGAAGAACAAAATCTCCTGGATTATAGCCACAACTCTTTTGCAGGGATGTCTGTACCCTCTTATGAATGTACCAAAACTACCGGACCATCCACCGAAAAAGGGTGAATGTTACGGCATGCGAATTTTAtccaaataaaattgaatttttaagaaagaaccTACACACAGCACTAAACATAAACACGTTTATTATCAAACTTTGCGCTGGCCACGTCACATACAAAATAGGTATGACATAagcttaaataaatacatactttaaaaaactgtaaaatattttgaatcataatttaaaatgctttttaaaacccGTTTTAAAAACCGTTTAAAACACGGACCATATTTGCATTTCACACAGCTATTTACATCacagtataaatatttacaacattcgaacaatttcagagaaaataataattcattctATAGGTAGTCTGCTGGCAGTAGTTGTTTAGTTCTCTCTCCCTTATTTTCCAGAGTTCTTTTGCCCCTTAAAATTCTCTACCGTTCTGACACTTAGCATACCTCCCTGGTTACTTAGGGCTTTGCCTTTACCAACACGCAGCCCGCATTTGTCAGAAACTTTGATTTTCAACACATGCTAAGTTAATGTACGTGTGGGAGAGTTTTGATTCTCACGTAACTTGCAAGACGGAGTGAGAAGCTTGGGCAATGGACTGGCCAAGAATTTCTCACTGCCAACGATCAGTGGGGATCCCTGAGGAATTTTAAACTCcctgataaataaatacatatgctcATTCATACTGACTTTCCTCTCTTCACGAACACTCTAACAAACAGAATAACACAATTagggaataaatattaaaagtctCCACTTTTCAAAAAACCCACCAGACAAATCTTTTACAAGGTGAGTTCCTATCATGGATTTAAAATCTAATGTAATATATGAGAATTTTTTGTGGACACGTCACCCCTGAcaaatgtctttggagaaatgctaaAGCACATCCGTATGACTACATGTTTTTGTCAACAGAGACATTCAAAGAGTTGTACCTTCGTCTGTCTGCATTTCTGCTTTTAGCAAATCAGAACATTTGGCCCCGTGGAAGCTTTTCATCATGGAAAACCACTACCTCTGGAAAAAGAGCTGACAGTGTATAAGTGCGTGCCATTCAGATTCTACTGTGCTGATACTACTGTTTTGAAAAGCAACGGGAACAAAAAATTTAGAACTTCACCTTGGTTAACATTATGAACAGTACTTGcccttttttgaaataaatttactACAGATGGAACATTAGAAACTGTGACTGAACAAAGATCTAGGATAAGTCACTTCTACCCTGTTGCAGTCCTAATGTGTACATATTTTAGAGTCTCTACAACACATACACTGAATTAAGAATTAGGGAAGATTGTCCTGTCGTCAATGCAAATAAAGAGAGCACAATCTCTTACGGCACTTTAAAAAGCAGTGAATCCCACAGGGAGACAAGTGATTAAGACTGTGCTTTAGTCATCCTCGCACAGAGCATTAAGTAGGATTTCCCCATGCGCTCGCCTGGGGGCATTacaaaattgtcattttttttcacgTTGGTGATAGAATATCTTTGGCCAAGCGGTTTCCCCTAAATGCTTGACAATATTTCAGCCCCATGACAGCAACCATGTAATCAGCAGAGACACCGTGAGGGgcaaaagaaagaagcaaggCCACAAAATCCCGTGGTTCTCCACTGAGATCTCACAGTGAGCGGGGCGGAGAGATAGAACAGGAATTCTTGAGATCGTGGAGCCTGGGTCCCTTCACATTTGCCTGGAAGAGAATATGCTTTCCCTCCATCAGCCAGTACTTTCCAGACACAGAGAACAGCGAAGAGAAGGCTGACTCGCTGATGGCAGACTGGCCTTGCTCACTGGAGTTTGGATGGGTGAAGTCCTCATGGGTGCCTCGCTCCCAGCTTAAAGGCAGCAGgtgtgggaggtgaggagggcCAGAGACCAGAGGAGTGCTCTCTGTCCTTGCCATCTTCAGGGTATTGCTCTAGTTCCCTGGAGGAAACTGTGTTCCTGCGAACAGAGAGAGCATGCCATCAGGACGCTTAATATTCTGTATCCATAGCAACAACAAAATTCACCGTCTACCATGGACCACCGTGTTCACTATCACGGGGGAGTCCACCTATGAACCTCAAAGCCCTATTCAGTTAGGGCAGCGAAACTATTCTATATGATACTCTAATGGCGGATATAAGTCATTACACACTTGTCAAAACCTGTAAAATATACAAAGCCAAGAGAGAACACTAATATAAAGGGTGAACTTTAGCTAATAATAACGTATCAATATTGGCCCATCAattgtaacaaaatgccacactAATACAGGATGTTGATAACAAAGGAAATTGGAGGGTGAGGGAGTATGTTGGGAGTCCagtttctgctcatttttttttgtaaacctaaaactgccttaaaaaataaagactattaaTTAACAAAATCtattcgggggggggggaggtgagggggacTTGACCCTTCACAATTCTCACAAAGCAGAGCACGGATTCTAGAACCAGACTGCctaggtttgaattctggctaTGTCACTCACTAGCTTTGAGattttaggcaagttatttaacttgtcTGTCTCTCGTGttcttcatctgtagaacagGAAATACAGCAACAAGTCTCTATCTCCTAGAATTCCCAACTCAGAACAGTTTCTGGAAGATACTAAGTGCCACATAAAGGTTAGCtgtcatcatttttattaataactttCACAAGTGAAATGACTCAATAAAGCCCAGATCCTTGTTCCTGTCCTtctacaaagaaatgaaacagtttTCCATCCAACACCGTGAAGGTGGTGATTTTCCCCCCAGAAACTGGCAGATTTGGAGGATATGCTCTCTCCAAATCATATGTGGTTTTCAAGTCTTACCTGATTCCTTTGGACTTAAAGGGACTCAGAAGGCATCTGGTAGGATCCATCTGATTGGAGGCTTTGGCAGCTGCTGTGGAGTACGTAAAAACACTAAGTAAAGCACCGTTTTCCGACATGAACAGGGAAAAGTGTGTAGAATGTTCAAAGGCATGCTTTGGACAAGAATGCAACTTACCTGGCAGGAACAAATTTCTTTgctgcaagaaaaagaaaaccattaagtTGGACTAAAAGACTCTCAGGGCCGTATTAAATTCAGAAACAATATGACTCTATCCTCCAGGGATTGCAAACCCAATGCCTGTAATAATCAGAGTGCAAACACAGCTTGGGGGCAGCGGGCGTGAAATGCACACTCATCCTAGGGGCCCAGCAGCTTTCTAATGCTGGCCAATAGCTACCCGCTCGCTTGCCAAGTTCATCTGCCCGTTTTTCATGAGAAGTCCCAAATCTAGATTTTATGTGAAagttcctattttataaatgtcagaacttaattttaaaaaatgtcaaatattctGTAGAGCCAAACTGTGAGTGTGGCTACACGCATTGGCATATTCCCTAGGAGATTTCCCACATTGAAGCCTGTATTCCAAATAAATGTTTCGGAGCCGTTTTAGCCACTTCCCGGGAGCACCCATCATGGCAGGCTCACTGCACCCACTCCGAGGGGAACCGCAGAATTCCATGTGAATGGCACCCCCTGGAGTTGTCTGCTGTGAACAcaactaacatttttatttcctaaaaccCCTCCCCACTTCAAGCCGTACTGTAAACTCTTTCCCCAGGACCACTGCTCAATTATACTGCAGTTTCTTAGTGTTTCGTAACTAGAGTCTAGTTACCGCCGAGATGTTCAAGAGAGGGGACACCGGCGTGGCTCgatcggttgaacgtctgactcttgatttcagctcgggtcatgacctcacagtttgcgagtccgagccctacatcaggctccatgctcgggattctctctccctctcccctctctctctgcaccccccccccccgcttgtgctctctttctctcaaaataaataaataaataaacattaaagaaaatgttagaaacGTGCAAGAGAGAACACGACTCAccgatgaggaaaaaaaaatacatttttcaaaaacattttcggAGGACGTCCCCAAGCTCCCTTACCTCTCCTCCGCAGGCGTTTCAGAAGCCAGAGGACAAACGATGCTACCGTCATGAGGGAGGTCCCAGCAGCGGTGAGTCCAACAGCCAAGGGAATGCTGGACTCAGTGggagctggggagacagaggagggaagaacTGTCACGAGAAGGAACCGAACGTAAAGTCTTTCTTGGCACCTGGATAAGCCGTCTACTTCAAAGCatgagggagagacagggcaCTACAGGCCTCGGAGATAGGCCCAAGCCACCTGCGCGGGCCTGTCTGCGGCCACGGCCAGGAGCGCCCTCACCTGCCAGGCTTGAAGAACAGAACCCACTGCGCCTGGGTCCCTACCGcgctctcttctccctcccttgctctccttTCCCCCCCGGTCTTTCACCTCTGGCTCCCCTTTCCGCCCTCGTCGCAGCTCGTACCAGCTTTTTCACCTTGGCAACCCCCCCTGGCCTGAACGTAACGAGTGGTTCCTTGCTTTCCCCTCCTTCCGTCTAGTCCCCCCAGGCAACCACCAGCAATCAACGCTTCACCTTCGCAGGTAGGCGGCGTCCCGGACCAGTGTCCCGTGGCATCGCACGTCAGAGCTGCGGAGCCGTTGAGGGTCCACCCCTCGGGACACGCGAACGCACACACAGCGCCAAACGCTGGCTCCCCGTCACAGCTCACGTTCATTTTTCCCAACGCTGCCAGTCCCGAACATCGTACGGCTGCAAACGACAGGCACACGCGCGGCGGTTAATAAAGATCTACTGGAAAACGTCTAACCCTGATTGAAAAGCCATCAGCGGGCGTAACTTAGACGCACTACTTAGTTTTCAGCTCGTAGCAAGTTAGGATCAAGGCCCGCGGGGCACTCGAGGTTCAGATACATGGGAAGTTTTTGACCTAGGCCCCTTAAGGTCCAAATTCAGTCCTACCTTGGCAGGAGGGGACTTCCTGCGTCCACTGGCCCTGAGATGTGCACTCGACTTGAGCTGACCCACGCAATTTGAAGCCTTCCTCACAGCTGAAGGCACAGGAGGACTTGTAGGTGAACTCTCCAGCGGGGGAATGGGTACATGTCACAGAGCCACGCTGGGGCTGCCGGACGGCATCACACTTCACAGCTGGAACACACGAGCGAGCACATTATTAGAAATTTGTATCGGGCAGCGGCAGGTTTCGCACGTAGTCGCGTCTCCAGCCCTCCCATGGTTTTTGtgttaaaataaagacaaaaactgtaCCTTCACACGTGGGCTCCTCACTGTCCCATTCGCCTGTAGGGCCACACTGGAGCTTTTTGGATCCCTTCAAGACAAATCCCTGTTCGCAGAAGAACTCACAGCTGGACCCCTTTTGGAAACTtccagaagcagcaggaagaCAACTCACGTAGCCTCTCTCTGGGCGGGACAAGGCTTTGCACTGAAAAGCTGAGACACCAAAATCATGGTCAGAAAACATTGCGGAGGAACTGGAGGGCCCTTGGCGTTTGATGAATGAACCCGGTTCATCATAGACGAAGCAACACTCAGAGGTCTCAAGGCTCTTCGTGACTCCCTGGACAACTGGGAGGATGCCTGTGTTTTCTGCGAACGCCAGTCCCTTCACGGGCAATGGCGTTCAGTAAAGGGAGGCCTTTCACGGAACCAGTGGTTCCTGAGCACTGCTCTGACACTCGAAGGAGTTACCGTCAGGACGAAAAGGTTATGTAGTCAGAAAGCAACTGATGGGTCCTGGATGCTTACAGATGATGCCAAAATGCAAAGAAGGTAAGAAGGTAGCGCATGAAATGTGTCTGCTTTGCAGCTTGATTCGGGTCTTGTGGCTTCGTGCCACTGGAAGTCATTCTGTGCTGTATCTGGCTACAAGAATACCAGTACCCGACAGCGAAAACTGCTTGCTTTCCACATTGTTGCTCTTGCTTTAAAGTGAATTACGTTTTCGTGCTTATCCGGGTACTAAGTGTGCCTCTACGTATGACGCCATCCTCGACACATTCTCATCCCTGCCAGTTATGGGCAATTTCAAGTACAGGTtgagaaaaagaatgtttatGGTCAATCTTGATGTGGAGCGACTCTACCTTTACACGTTGGCTTCTCGTCGTCCCATTTCCCGGATGAGGTACACTGGAGGCGCTGGGATCCCATTAGTTCAAATCCTGCTTCACACTCAAAGGCACAAGTCGTGTTCCATGGGAAGTTTCCAGAGCTTTGGGAACAGTCCATGACTCCGTTGGCAGGATTTGTCAGAGCATCGCACTCGACCACTGGGGATTTGAAAGAGCACCATGAAATTTACAGATATGTTCGCTGCCTATTGAATTGGAGTTTATAACAGGGCGAGGAAGCAGCCTTCAAACGGTAGATCCCAAAGTCCTAAGATAAGTCTTGGGGACATGCACGCACACAGTAAaccttttatgcttttttattaaCACTTTCAtcttctctgattgatttatacTCTGACTATGCTGAGTGGTTTCTGGTCTACTTTACGATGTCTCTGATCTATGTTATGTAAGGCGAAAacgaagaaaaaaacccagattcTAGATCATGATTTATGTCCTGTTATGTCCTGACATACACAGGACATTCATTTATGTCAGCCCAGCGGGACCTGGAAGCCAAAAGCTTCCGTCTCTGGCCTAGAAAGATAAGActgagagagaggggcgcctgggtggcttagtcaagcctccggctcttggtttcagctcaggtcatgatccgggggcctgagattgagccctccattggactctgtgctgggcacggagacttcttgagattctctccctccctctctctctgtctctcttaaaagattaaaaagactgaagagaaaaatagatatggGGGCTGCTTGACTACCATGGTCTTAAATCCACCCCCACTGCATGAGAGAGACTAAGCAGGAGAAGATAAGTCATTACGATTTCTCAAGTGGGTTCTGCTGTTATGGGCACTCGCTTACAAGTCACCAGAGCCGGAGAAGCATCCACTGCAAACATGGGATATAAACCTCTCTCAAACCAAGCAGGCACCCTATTGGCCATACATATTGGCTAAGGGAAGTCCTACTAAAAACAACCGAAAGAACTTTCCCTGGAGTCTTGGAAACGTTGTGACGTTGGAtccaaaacaaaacgaaacaaaacaaggCAATGAAGGGTGAGTTTGAGAATGTTCTGGGCATTCGGAGAGAGATTTACCATTGCAGGCAGGAACGGGGGCGCTCCATTCTCCCGTGGACGTGCACCGCGTGGCCTCTGTGCTGCTTGGGAGGTAGCCCTTTTCGCAGCTGACAGAGCAAAAAGAATTGTAGCTGAAGGTCCCCAGAGGGTGGGTGCAAACCAGGCTTCCGTGCTCGGGGGCTTCCCGCGCTTGACAGGTCACCGCTGAAAGGAGAAACCGCATCAGTGCTGCTCTCTGTCATCTTGCATGAAGTGAGAAAACCCTGGAAGGTGTAACTACTGTTTAcgcttcctatgtgccaggcactatgcatTCATTCCGATCAGCCTCACCATTGAAGCTGATACCATCATTAGCCTCCTTTTTGCAATGACACAGCTGggactcggggtggggggggggtttaaCTACCTGGTCCAGGTGCCCTAAGTCAGAGTGGTAAATCTGGGCTTTGAagctggttgggggtggggtctgACTCTGACTTCACGACCTCGGCTCGTGACTGCCACCGGTCACCATGtggcccagggaagggaagacaggcAGACCCGACGCCAGAGCCAGCTGGGACGCGGGATGGCGCTACCAACTCAAGTGAAGGCAAAGGCGACACGACGCTTACCTTGCTCGCACCTGAGTCCCTTGAAGCCGGGGTAGCACTCGCACGTGTAGTTGTTGACGGTCTCCACACACTCGCCGTGGCCACTGCAGGATGTGGGGGTACAGGCAGCTGCAGGAAACACAATCCGTGGGGAGGAAGATCATTACTGTGCTTAGAATGCGTTCCTTCGCATCATGAGTGTGCCACAGAGATCATTGGCGACGTCGCCAGGGACGTGGACTGCCAGAGATCTTAACTGAAGTGCTTCACCCAATGCCAAAGCCAAGCTTTAAGCTCAACGAGGTTGGACCTTGATTGCTAATGTCAAAGAAGTAATCTCCCAAACGATGTTTTAAAGCCCTGTAGTTTAGAACGTAAAATTACCATAGCGGAGACCAATTCTTGCACACTGTCCGCACCTTGTCAAGACGCCCCCCACCCTGAAACTGCCTCCCAGGGCTGCCCCGAGCCCCGTACCTGTGTAACACAAGGCAAGCTTCTTTTTGCTACATCTCTCGTCATTCCACTTGCCCGCGTCCTTGTCTCTCTTGATGTAGATCTCCACACAGTCCTCATTGCTTTGCTTATTGTTCGGTTCACCAGGAGCCCAGTTCTGGGCTTCTTCGGTCAGAGGCTTCTGGGTCCCTATCCAGGTCCACGTATTGTTGACCTTTCTGATTCCGATCCAGTAGTAAGTTGGCGAGTAGCTCAAGATGGAGTTCAGGTACTGAATCTCTTCCTGGTTTTGAATCGCGACCAGATGCGTGTACCGTTGCTGGCAATACGCACTAGCTTCGTCGAAAGTCATGATTTCTGTGGAGGCGTTGTAAGACCAGGCTCCGCTCCCTTTAAGCAGGAGAAGCACTAAAGAGGAAAGCGTGAAAGGCATGGGACGTTTAGTCCTGCTGTGGTTTGACTCTTTtaactgggctctgcactcttATTTTCATCATGCGGTAGCCTTGGGGATGACTcaagtttttttcctcttttccaaagTAAGAAaggggagagatggagaatctGCCATTCACTGCGCATATATTTGGGGACTGAGCCCCCCGCTTGATGCTCTCCCTGCACTTGTCCACCACCATCTACCAGTATATCCACTACAGTAGAATAATAATCAGAATAACTGAGCTTTCTTGAGTACTGAATATGCGCCACCAAGCACTGTCCGAGGCCCTCTCCATGCTGCTGGAGCCTCACAATGCCTCTGGGAAGCAGGCCATTTATGATCAGCACTTGACACATTGGG contains the following coding sequences:
- the SELE gene encoding E-selectin, which encodes MTRTLEVMTASRLLPALTLVLLLLKGSGAWSYNASTEIMTFDEASAYCQQRYTHLVAIQNQEEIQYLNSILSYSPTYYWIGIRKVNNTWTWIGTQKPLTEEAQNWAPGEPNNKQSNEDCVEIYIKRDKDAGKWNDERCSKKKLALCYTAACTPTSCSGHGECVETVNNYTCECYPGFKGLRCEQAVTCQAREAPEHGSLVCTHPLGTFSYNSFCSVSCEKGYLPSSTEATRCTSTGEWSAPVPACNVVECDALTNPANGVMDCSQSSGNFPWNTTCAFECEAGFELMGSQRLQCTSSGKWDDEKPTCKAFQCKALSRPERGYVSCLPAASGSFQKGSSCEFFCEQGFVLKGSKKLQCGPTGEWDSEEPTCEAVKCDAVRQPQRGSVTCTHSPAGEFTYKSSCAFSCEEGFKLRGSAQVECTSQGQWTQEVPSCQAVRCSGLAALGKMNVSCDGEPAFGAVCAFACPEGWTLNGSAALTCDATGHWSGTPPTCEAPTESSIPLAVGLTAAGTSLMTVASFVLWLLKRLRRRAKKFVPASSCQSLQSDGSYQMPSESL